A genomic window from Flavobacterium azooxidireducens includes:
- a CDS encoding DUF6495 family protein yields MKYSRLTKEQFEALHQEFANFLATQSIDKKEWDEIKTNKPEIAEQELDVFSDLIWEGVLAQTNYLEHFSKNHIFMFHCLEKEVKSIVLKTLEPEVDFMTSQGLEWMVKNMFTDLIDIHVGRKEYQGERNAAIFDIIQQGAILSDGQLYQQIDKIVNPAS; encoded by the coding sequence ATGAAATACAGTAGACTAACCAAAGAACAATTCGAAGCCCTTCATCAAGAATTTGCTAATTTTTTAGCTACACAATCCATTGATAAAAAAGAATGGGATGAAATTAAAACCAATAAACCTGAAATTGCCGAGCAAGAATTGGACGTTTTCTCAGATTTAATTTGGGAAGGTGTTTTAGCTCAAACCAATTATTTAGAGCATTTTTCTAAAAACCATATTTTTATGTTTCATTGTTTGGAAAAAGAAGTCAAATCCATTGTTTTGAAAACATTGGAACCCGAAGTAGATTTTATGACTTCACAAGGTTTGGAATGGATGGTAAAAAATATGTTTACTGATTTAATCGATATTCACGTTGGTCGAAAAGAATACCAAGGCGAGCGAAATGCCGCTATTTTTGACATTATCCAACAAGGAGCAATTTTGAGTGACGGACAATTATACCAACAAATTGATAAAATTGTTAATCCAGCTTCGTAA